In the Cannabis sativa cultivar Pink pepper isolate KNU-18-1 unplaced genomic scaffold, ASM2916894v1 Contig1, whole genome shotgun sequence genome, one interval contains:
- the LOC133032961 gene encoding double-stranded RNA-binding protein 1-like has translation MELCHKNQWGLPKYTSMRYGPDHNHAAITMLPCLLFFTSILHLLGPEDTQFKATVTVGDQIFESSRSFNTSKDAESDAAKVALMSFLMENFQEDESRVYKILLQEIVQREDLSTPVYKTIKRGEPHKPIFFTSVELDGEIFHGKAAKSKKQAELDAARAAYVALKERGSIQNVNFTSSSLGAHTPKSTWSSGVAYDLVQSLKHQCILVPHQPQTYVEAKEKFDTLADLAETIVSTMEVDNSYPAITSHMEKLNEAEKVSAVSSPSVTNSMSSDVKSYLLCNKVRVYSQLPNHPFPEDITVLPIREDKWVAVSLEFPNENNKE, from the exons ATGGAGCTTTGCCACAAGAATCAATGGGGTTTACCAAAGTACACCTCTATGAGATATGGGCCAGATCATAACCATGCTGCCATAACCATGCTGCCATGCTTGCTTTTCTTCACTTCAATTCTCCACCTCCTG GGTCCTGAGGACACTCAGTTTAAGGCAACAGTTACAGTTGGTGATCAAATTTTTGAGAGCTCTAGATCCTTCAACACTTCGAAAGACGCTGAAAGTGATGCTGCAAAGGTTGCTTTAATGTCTTTCTTAATGGAAAACTTTCAAGAG GACGAGTCTCGAGTTTACAAGATTCTCTTGCAAGAGATAGTTCAGAGAGAAGATTTAAGCACTCCAGTTTATAAAACTATAAAACGTGGTGAACCCCACAAGCCTATTTTCTTTACTAGTGTGGAGCTGGATGGAGAAATTTTCCATGGGAAAGCAGCAAAATCCAAGAAACAAGCAGAGTTGGATGCTGCAAGGGCTGCCTATGTCGCTCTTAAGGAAC GTGGATCAATTCAGAATGTCAACTTCACTTCCTCTAGTTTAGGAGCACATACTCCCAAATCAACTTGGAGCTCTGGTGTGGCCTATGACTTGGTACAGAGTCTCAAACACCAATGCATTTTGGTTCCACATCAACCTCAGACTTATGTTGAAGCTAAAGAGAAGTTTGATACATTAGCAGATTTAGCAGAAACCATTGTAAGCACAATGGAAGTGGACAACTCATACCCTGCAATAACATCTCATATGGAAAAACTGAATGAAGCTGAGAAAGTCTCTGCTGTTTCTTCTCCTTCAGTAACAAACTCGATGAGCAGTGATGTGAAGAGTTACTTGCTTTGCAACAAGGTGAGAGTGTACTCACAGTTGCCCAATCATCCATTCCCAGAAGACATTACTGTGCTCCCCATTAGAGAAGACAAGTGGGTAGCTGTCAGCTTGGAATTCCCAAATGAAAACAACAAAGAATAG
- the LOC115719860 gene encoding uncharacterized protein LOC115719860: MSINKTWINNPNKLSDEYGAGVVAFLERAKNFVDETGLVKCPCNKCVNIQLQTINVIEHHLFNNGFLQSYTNWYWHGEEEIIPTNKVVQQCQKDEIMDGLNVIEQPEKNKDDEIVCDYEMNTSEECVCDDDEIATREEIECNYDDELPTTEENQHDDEIPTDFRDGQDYRDLSAEMEAPLFPGCEKYTSLNFLVKLMYFKGKIPNNIFDELLGLLQDAFPAPNNLPKSRNEAKMLLRKLGPVVGIPETWSTTNHMDDEGWDSKDAEDSYERLKNVLEIQLQSPASSSAASASISMDEEENTALGLRAQHDDEVPLYEQVQGMMASIRAMEEYMAALAGASSFPLPPPPDQDPKAPSQ; the protein is encoded by the exons ATGTCGATCAACAAGACTTGGATCAACAATCCAAATAAATTATCTGATGAGTATGGAGCTGGAGTGGTGGCATTTCTTGAGAGAGCTAAAAATTTTGTGGATGAAACAGGACTGGTTAAGTGTCCTTGTAACAAGTGTGTCAATATTCAATTGCAGACAATCAATGTAATAGAACATCATCTTTTCAATAATGGTTTTCTTCAGagttatactaattggtattGGCATGGAGAGGAGGAAATAATACCAACAAATAAAGTGGTGCAACAATGTCAGAAAGATGAGATAATGGATGGTCTTAATGTTATAGAACAAccagaaaaaaataaagatgatGAAATTGTGTGTGATTATGAGATGAATACAAGTGAAGAATGTGTGTGTGATGATGATGAGATAGCTACAAGAGAAGAAATCGAGTGTAATTATGATGATGAGTTACCTACAACTGAAGAAAACCAGCATGATGATGAGATACCTACAGATTTCAGAGATGGACAGGATTATCGCGATTTGTCTGCAGAGATGGAAGCTCCATTATTTCCAGGGTGTGAGAAATACACATCTTTGAATTTCTTAGTTAAGTTGATGTACTTCAAGGGGAAAATTCCTAACAATATTTTTGATGAGTTATTGGGGCTGTTACAAGATGCATTTCCAGCTCCAAATAATTTGCCAAAGTCACGTAATGAGGCCAAGATGTTGCTGCGTAAACTAGGACCTGTTGTTGGGATTCCAGAGACATGGAGTACAACTAATCACATGGACGACGAAGGTTGGGACAGCAAGGACGCCGAGGACAGCTat GAAAGGTTGAAAAATGTGCTTGAGATTCAATTACAGTCTCCTGCAAGTTCATCAGCTGCGAGTGCTTCCATCTCCATGGATGAAGAGGAAAACACCGCCCTTGGCTTGAGGGCGCAACATGATGATGAAGTTCCTCTTTATGAGCAAGTTCAAGGTATGATGGCGAGCATAAGAGCAATGGAGGAGTATATGGCTGCGTTAGCTGGAGCCTCATCGTTTCCACTTCCACCTCCACCTGATCAGGATCCTAAAGCTCCGAGCCAGTAG
- the LOC133032936 gene encoding double-stranded RNA-binding protein 1-like isoform X2 has protein sequence MYKSKLQELCHKNQWGLPKYTSMRYGPDHNPLFGASVSVNDISFDSLIISKSNKQAHNHAAMLAFLHFTSPPPPVETLTVEESDQNLDIHSNVSWLKSVDYIISFLDAVKGENSKYDSSTPIKTNKTGMNVEETSKSLEMQSDALGISDGESTPKSTWSSGVAYDLVQSLKHQCILVPHQPQIYVEAKEKFDTSAESAETIVSTMEVDNSYPAITSHMEKLNEAEKVSAVSSPSVTNSMSSDVKSYLLCNKVRVYSQLPNHPFPEDITVLPIREDKWVAVSLEFPNENN, from the exons ATGTACAAGTCAAAGCTGCAGGAGCTTTGCCACAAGAATCAATGGGGTTTACCAAAGTACACCTCTATGAGATATGGGCCAGACCACAACCCTCTCTTTGGAGCCTCTGTTTCAGTCAATGACATTTCTTTTGACTCCCTCATCATCTCCAAATCAAACAAACAAGCCCATAACCATGCCGCCATGCTTGCTTTTCTCCACTTCACTTCTCCTCCTCCTCCTG TTGAAACACTTACAGTTGAAGAAAGCGACCAGAATCTTGATATTCACTCAAATGTTTCTTGGTTGAAAAGTG TAGATTACATAATTTCCTTCCTAGATGCAGTAAAAGGTGAAAACTCTAAATATG ATTCTTCAACGCCAATCAAAACCAACAAGACAGGAATGAATGTTGAAGAAACGTCTAAGAGTCTCGAGATGCAGTCAGATGCTTTGGGCATCAGTGATG GTGAATCTACTCCCAAATCAACTTGGAGCTCTGGTGTGGCCTATGACTTGGTGCAGAGTCTCAAACACCAATGCATTTTGGTTCCACATCAACCTCAGATTTATGTTGAGGCTAAAGAGAAGTTTGATACATCAGCAGAATCAGCAGAAACCATTGTAAGCACAATGGAAGTGGACAACTCATACCCTGCAATAACATCTCATATGGAAAAACTGAATGAAGCTGAGAAAGTCTCTGCTGTTTCTTCTCCTTCAGTAACAAACTCGATGAGCAGTGATGTGAAGAGTTACTTACTTTGCAACAAGGTGAGAGTGTACTCACAGTTGCCCAATCATCCATTCCCAGAGGACATTACTGTGCTCCCCATTAGAGAAGACAAGTGGGTGGCTGTCAGCTTGGAGTTCCCaaatgaaaataattga
- the LOC133032936 gene encoding uncharacterized protein LOC133032936 isoform X1 yields the protein MLIDKTWINNPNKLSDEYATGVLAFVERARLFVDETGLVKCPCNKCVNIQLQKIDVLEHHLFNNGFLLTYTNWYWHGEEEKIPTNKAVQQCQGDEIMEGLNDIEQPKINKDDENECDDDMPTYEDYDSYDDSCWDRYTGEENECNDEVERYYTNLFAEMEAPLFPGCEKYTSFNFLIKLMHFKVLGKIPTTIFDELLELLQDAFPAPNKLPKSYREAKMLLSTLGPARIPQTWLTTHRMDDKGVMKDAKDNYEILMCLLETRSQYLANHTAVEEDITSCSSGAKYSTETVFPPPQITHAELKKMMERIKALEELAAKLPPKV from the exons ATGTTGATCGACAAGACTTGGATTAACAATCCAAATAAATTGTCTGATGAGTATGCAACTGGAGTGTTGGCATTTGTTGAGAGAGCTAGACTTTTTGTGGATGAAACAGGACTAGTGAAGTGTCCTTGTAACAAGTGTGTTAATATCCAATTGCAGAAGATTGACGTATTAGAACATCATCTTTTCAATAATGGTTTTCTACTGACTTATACTAATTGGTATTGGCATGGAGAAGAGGAAAAAATACCAACAAATAAAGCAGTGCAACAATGTCAGGGGGATGAGATAATGGAGGGTCTTAATGATATAGAACAacccaaaataaataaagatgaTGAAAACGAGTGTGATGATGATATGCCTACATATGAAGACTACGACAGTTATGATGATTCGTGTTGGGATAGGTATACAGGTGAAGAAAACGAGTGTAATGATGAAGTTGAACGATATTATACCAATTTGTTTGCTGAGATGGAGGCTCCATTATTCCCCGGGTGTGAAAAATACACATCTTTTAATTTCTTGATTAAGTTGATGCATTTCAAAGTGTTGGGGAAAATTCCTACTACGATTTTTGATGAATTATTAGAATTGTTACAAGATGCATTTCCAGCTCCAAATAAGTTGCCTAAGTCATATCGTGAGGCGAAGATGTTGCTGAGTACACTAGGCCCTGCTAGGATCCCGCAAACATGGCTTACAACTCATCGCATGGACGACAAAGGGGTGATGAAAGACGCAAAAGATAATTAT GAAATTTTGATGTGTTTGCTTGAGACACGGTCACAGTATTTGGCAAATCACACAGCTGTAGAGGAGGACATCACCTCTTGCTCGAGTGGGGCAAAATATTCAACAGAAACTGTATTTCCTCCACCTCAGATTACTCATGCAGAGCTCAAGAAGATGATGGAGCGCATAAAAGCCTTGGAGGAGCTCGCGGCGAAGCTACCTCCTAAAGTCTAA
- the LOC133032963 gene encoding uncharacterized protein LOC133032963, whose protein sequence is MVREAFRTGVIDSRLNRTFICLIPKVEFPLSVDQFRPISLCNFSYKVIAKLLVNRLSPLMEDLITPFQSAFVPGRWIAESSILTQELIHKIQHKRGRGGLMAIKLDMHKAYDKMEWNFLDKVLLKNGLNESSRRLLMACVTSVSYSVLLNGCPLKKIIPQRGLRQGDPLSPFLFLLCQDVLSKLIVKAELVGSLHGISIAHSTPPISHLMFADDTILFSLANETGARKLLERLTTYENWSGQMCSKSKSGVLFSKNLSSAKKQSILNILKINPVSGNEKHLGNPFNFKRRKKEDYKTLKESMLKKLEGWKLKLLSYVGRLTLLKSVASSMPVYAMSTNKIPISSCRELDALMRKYWWLGNVEKDKFLALKAWDSICTPKSMGGLGLRRCEDMNRALLAKLAWSLATNKERPWVSYLLGKYCKFDSFWCVDQKNSDSYQWKSILQSREVIFKGSMATAASGNLINFWRQPWIPWLDYKDFVELMQQLRSRRFTVNTLADVSIRNAWNEKIILQIFGQEMGGRILQIPRIPSPFTDQIFWKHNQKGQFSVKEAYYVDQEWRFAQAKSIWKWIWDKGVHPRNSVFLWRILNEAIPTMNRLPFVSDKECSLCGKEGENAIHIFRDCGFTKAVWLGGYFPLRIDLIPGEDMISFLENLFADLSDFNRNNLINYVGCLCSEIWFQRNASCIRGIVADPSTALLKIDKAVLEIKNSVLSNGEAGIIFSLDPDTSAEQNSLVYPHQVGVNCLIYTDASWKKEAAGLAAVCVDKAQKRWFVKAQKSQATSALDAEFKAIQMALEWAISNGWQEILILSDSQLAVKALSSGGSSPDWSIASTFFSIVNLSKSFLICRFFFIDRTFNSFTDGVAKNARVSSIQDVLYQGEGVPPVIPITFST, encoded by the coding sequence ATGGTTAGGGAAGCCTTCCGCACTGGAGTAATTGATAGCAGACTTAACAGAACTTTCATCTGTTTAATTCCAAAAGTTGAGTTCCCTTTAAGCGTGGATCAGTTTCGGCCAATTAGTCTTTGTAACTTCTCCTATAAGGTAATTGCAAAGCTCTTGGTTAACAGGCTAAGTCCTCTTATGGAGGATCTTATTACTCCATTTCAATCGGCATTTGTCCCGGGTCGTTGGATTGCTGAATCTTCTATCCTAACTCAAGAGTTAATTCACAAAATTCAACACAAAAGGGGTAGAGGAGGTCTTATGGCAATCAAATTAGATATGCATAAAGCTTATGACAAGATGGAATGGAATTTCCTCGATAAGGTTCTCCTTAAGAATGGGCTCAATGAAAGTAGTAGAAGACTTTTGATGGCATGTGTGACTAGTGTCTCCTATTCGGTGCTCTTAAATGGATGCCCTTTGAAAAAGATAATCCCGCAAAGAGGACTAAGACAAGGAGACCCTCTgtctccttttctttttcttctttgtcaGGATGTCTTATCCAAGCTAATAGTTAAGGCTGAATTGGTTGGTTCTCTTCATGGTATTAGCATTGCTCATTCAACTCCTCCAATTTCGCATCTCATGTTTGCGGATGATACAATATTGTTTTCTCTAGCCAATGAAACTGGTGCAAGGAAATTGCTTGAGCGTTTGACAACTTACGAAAATTGGTCGGGTCAAATGTGTAGCAAGTCTAAATCTGGTGTTCTGTTTTCCAAGAATTTGAGTTCGGCCAAGAAACAGAGTATCCTAAACATACTCAAAATCAATCCAGTAAGTGGGAATGAGAAGCACTTGGGCAAcccttttaattttaaaagaaggaaaaaagaaGACTATAAAACACTCAAGGAGAGCATGCTCAAGAAGTTGGAGGGTTGGAAACTGAAGCTTCTTTCCTATGTTGGGCGTTTAACTCTTCTCAAATCCGTGGCTTCTTCGATGCCTGTGTATGCCATGTCAACCAATAAGATCCCTATTTCGAGTTGCCGGGAGTTAGATGCCTTAATGAGAAAATATTGGTGGCTTGGGAATGTTGAAAAGGACAAGTTTTTGGCTTTAAAAGCTTGGGATAGCATCTGCACTCCGAAATCTATGGGGGGTTTGGGTTTAAGAAGATGTGAAGATATGAATCGAGCCCTGTTAGCCAAGTTGGCGTGGAGTTTGGCTACTAACAAGGAAAGACCGTGGGTCTCTTACCTGCTGGGAAAATACTGCAAGTTCGATAGTTTTTGGTGTGTGGATCAAAAGAATAGCGATTCGTATCAATGGAAAAGTATTTTACAGTCGAGAGAGGTAATTTTCAAAGGTTCTATGGCTACTGCTGCCTCTGGAAATCTCATTAACTTCTGGAGGCAGCCGTGGATACCATGGTTGGACTACAAGGATTTTGTGGAGCTAATGCAGCAACTTCGGAGTCGTAGGTTCACTGTCAATACTTTGGCGGATGTTTCGATTAGGAATGCTTGGAATGAGAAAATAATCCTTCAGATTTTTGGCCAAGAGATGGGAGGTCGAATTCTTCAAATTCCGAGAATTCCTAGTCCATTCACAGATCAGATTTTTTGGAAGCATAATCAAAAAGGCCAATTTTCGGTTAAGGAGGCTTATTATGTAGACCAAGAGTGGCGATTTGCACAAGCAAAATCCATTTGGAAATGGATTTGGGACAAGGGAGTTCATCCTCGAAACTCTGTTTTTCTGTGGAGAATTCTAAATGAGGCAATTCCAACGATGAATAGATTGCCTTTTGTTTCAGACAAGGAATGTAGCCTGTGTGGGAAAGAAGGGGAAAATGccattcatatctttagagATTGCGGGTTCACTAAAGCTGTCTGGTTGGGAGGTTATTTTCCATTGAGAATTGATCTCATTCCAGGCGAAGATATGATTTCTTTCCTGGAAAATTTGTTTGCTGATCTGTCAGATTTTAATAGGAACAATCTTATCAATTATGTTGGATGTCTTTGTTCCGAGATATGGTTCCAACGGAATGCCTCTTGCATCAGGGGTATTGTTGCTGATCCATCCACAGCACTTTTGAAGATCGATAAGGCTGTTTTGGAGATCAAGAATTCTGTGTTAAGTAATGGTGAGGCTGGGATTATTTTTTCTCTCGATCCTGATACTAGTGCAGAACAAAATTCTCTGGTATATCCTCATCAGGTTGGAGTTAATTGCCTTATTTACACGGATGCATCGTGGAAAAAGGAAGCAGCAGGTCTTGCAGCGGTTTGTGTCGATAAAGCTCAGAAAAGATGGTTTGTAAAAGCTCAGAAGTCTCAAGCGACCTCTGCTTTGGATGCTGAATTCAAAGCCATACAGATGGCTTTAGAATGGGCTATTTCAAATGGATGGCAAGAGATTCTTATTCTCTCGGATTCTCAGTTGGCAGTGAAGGCCTTATCTTCAGGCGGTAGTTCACCAGATTGGAGTATTGCTAGCACTTTTTTTTCTATAGTTAATCTGTCTAAGAGTTTCTTAATCTGTAGGTTTTTCTTTATCGATCGTACTTTTAATTCCTTTACGGATGGTGTTGCTAAAAATGCTAGAGTTTCTAGCATTCAAGATGTTTTGTATCAAGGGGAGGGAGTTCCCCCTGTGATTCCCATCACTTTTTCCACTTAA
- the LOC115699025 gene encoding zinc finger CCCH domain-containing protein 48 — translation MGITYLRGRASESRSGNVKSGSMEKVCKFWAEGRCVRRGRCQFLHSWSRGDLYSYLANLHGHTKAVTGLALPDSGSGDKLYTTSYDGKLCIWDCHTGKTTAVINFGVPVGCLINEGPWLFIGLPNQIKVWNTQNNTTTGPEITITLDEEGPVGQVNCMAVVNGTLFAGTESGQILAWQASSDGASPTANPIFIPLGVPSSMKHGGPVVCLCYGGNRLFSASLDHSIKVWDYNLQCVATLKGHSDGVMSLAFGGYYLVSSSLDGTIKIWATTEKGNIETVHTHEEGHGVLALNGITLPPKTCDAKEKEESDDQNSILLCSCNDNSVRLYALPSFEEKGRFFTTQEVRTIQKGPGGHIFTGDGSGRTTVWKMNL, via the exons aTGGGTATTACGTATCTTCGTGGAAGAGCGAGTGAGAGTAGGAGTGGGAATGTAAAGAGTGGATCAATGGAAAAAGTGTGCAAATTTTGGGCTGAAGGGAGGTGTGTGAGAAGGGGTCGATGTCAGTTTCTCCATTCTTGGTCTCGGGGTGATCTTTACTCCTACCTCGCAAATCTCCATGGCCACACTAAG GCGGTGACTGGTCTTGCTCTACCTGATTCGGGTTCTGGAGATAAACTCTACACAACAAGCTACGATGGTAAGCTTTGCATTTGGGACTGCCACACCGGTAAAACCACTGCTGTCATCAATTTTGGAGTCCCAGTTGGGTGTTTGATCAATGAAGGCCCTTGGCTTTTCATTGGTCTCCCAAATCAGATCAAGGTTTGGAACACTCAGAATAATACTACCACTGGACCTGAAATTACAATCACTCTTGATGAAGAGGGACCTGTTGGTCAAGTCAACTGTATGGCTGTTGTCAATGGTACTCTATTTGCTGGTACCGAGAGTGGTCAGATATTAGCTTGGCAAGCTTCCTCTGATGGAGCTTCTCCTACTGCTAATCCAATTTTCATCCCTCTTGGTGTTCCATCTTCCATGAAACATGGAGGTCCAGTTGTCTGTTTGTGTTATGGTGGAAACAGACTTTTCTCAGCTTCTTTAGACCACTCAATCAAG GTGTGGGATTACAATTTACAATGTGTGGCCACTTTGAAAGGCCATTCAGATGGTGTCATGTCCCTTGCATTTGGTGGATATTATTTAGTCTCATCTTCATTGGATGGCACTATCAAAATTTGGGCTACCACTGAAAAAGGCAACATAGAGACAGTCCATACCCATGAAGAAGGacat GGTGTTCTTGCACTTAATGGGATAACACTCCCTCCAAAGACTTGTGatgcaaaagaaaaagaagaatctGATGACCAAAACAGCATTTTGCTTTGCTCTTGTAATGACAATTCTGTTCGTCTGTATGCATTGCCAAGCTTTGAAGAGAAAGGCAGATTCTTCACAACACAAGAAGTCAGGACAATTCAAAAGGGTCCAGGAGGACATATTTTTACAGGGGATGGTTCTGGTCGTACTACTGTCTGGAAGATGAATCTTTAA